GCGTCCCGCTCAACAGGGGGCAGCACTACAAGCTGCTCGTGCTGCTCACCGGCGGGCCCGTGGGCGGCGAGGTCACCCTGTCCGGCGGCATCCAGGCCGGTGACGTACAGCCCAACCGGTCCACCACCCTCGACGACAAGCCGCCGCTGCTGTCGCGGCCCGCGCAGCTCCTGACCGTCCTGCTCACGCTGTCCGTCGTCACCCTCGCCTCGATCATCGTGCTCCGCGAGGACGACCCGCCGCCGCCGATCGAGTGCGCGGCCGGTGAGCTGACGGTCCTCGGTTCGACGGCGTTCGCGCCGGTCGTCGAGGAGCTCGCCGAGAAGTACGAGGAGGACTGCCCCGGTTCCGACATCACGGTCGGCGCCCACGGCAGCGCGGCGGGCGTGCGGGAACTCGACGAGGCGGGGCGGAAGTTCGCGAAAGAGAGGCGCGGCAAGGGGGCGCCGCCCCTGCTCGCCTTCTCCGACGGGCCCAAGTCCGACGGCTTTCCCCGGCTCGCCGAGACCCGCGTGGCCGTCTCCGTCTTCGCGCTCGTCCTCAACGACCGCGTACCGGTGCGCGATCTGACCCTGCCGCAGGTGCGGCGGATCTATCGCGGCGACGTACGCAACTGGAAGGAGCTCGGCGGGCCCGATCTGCCCGTCGTCCTCGTCAGCCGCGGCTCCAGCTCCGGGACCCGCGACACGCTCCAGCGCCGCGTGCTCGGCGGCTCCTTCGAGATCAAGGCGTCGTCCAACGACTGCCTCGGCAAGGACGACCGGTCCGTGCCCGTCACCCGCTGCGAACTCGACTCCACCGACCAGGTCCTCGACGCCGTCGGCCGCATCCCCGGCGCCATCGGCTACAGCGAGCTCCGCGCCGCGTCCGGCCTCAAGGGCCTGCACCGGCTCGACCTGGAGGGCC
The window above is part of the Streptomyces venezuelae genome. Proteins encoded here:
- a CDS encoding substrate-binding domain-containing protein, whose amino-acid sequence is MDWLSAENTIAVLTAALGLAATVGALWYERRVPRRKRIGYRVQLDTAIGDNVRTGGANARLGLFDETPEMSDATLVLLRVENDGSQAVTDADYSGRALHGLTAVFTGRTVRGLAVTAPSGDDHLMEHFTAAAGLRYEGSTLHVPRVPLNRGQHYKLLVLLTGGPVGGEVTLSGGIQAGDVQPNRSTTLDDKPPLLSRPAQLLTVLLTLSVVTLASIIVLREDDPPPPIECAAGELTVLGSTAFAPVVEELAEKYEEDCPGSDITVGAHGSAAGVRELDEAGRKFAKERRGKGAPPLLAFSDGPKSDGFPRLAETRVAVSVFALVLNDRVPVRDLTLPQVRRIYRGDVRNWKELGGPDLPVVLVSRGSSSGTRDTLQRRVLGGSFEIKASSNDCLGKDDRSVPVTRCELDSTDQVLDAVGRIPGAIGYSELRAASGLKGLHRLDLEGHAPSAEHLEKSGYPYREIEYAYTYGLPPADSLAAGFLAYARGTGLDVIRTHGHLPCATPEGLRVCGEGRPGGGAGTPLSGSSQSGEP